In one Dama dama isolate Ldn47 chromosome 5, ASM3311817v1, whole genome shotgun sequence genomic region, the following are encoded:
- the VAMP2 gene encoding vesicle-associated membrane protein 2 isoform X2, translating to MSATAATAPPAAPAGEGGPPAPPPNLTSNRRLQQTQAQVDEVVDIMRVNVDKVLERDQKLSELDDRADALQAGASQFETSAAKLKRKYWWKNLKMMIILGVICAIILIIIIAGV from the exons AT GTCGGCTACCGCTGCCACCGCCCCCCCTGCCGCCCCGGCTGGGGAGGGAGGCCCTCCTGCGCCCCCTCCAAACCTCACTAGTAACAGGAGACTGCAGCAGACCCAGGCCCAGGTGGATGAG GTGGTGGACATCATGAGGGTGAATGTAGACAAGGTCTTGGAGCGGGACCAGAAGCTGTCGGAGCTGGACGACCGTGCCGACGCCCTCCAGGCGGGGGCCTCCCAGTTTGAAACCAGTGCAGCCAAGCTCAAGCGCAAATACTGGTGGAAAAACCTCAAG ATGATGATCATCCTGGGAGTGATTTGCGCCATCATCCTTATCATCATCATCG CTGGTGTGTAA
- the VAMP2 gene encoding vesicle-associated membrane protein 2 isoform X1 produces MSATAATAPPAAPAGEGGPPAPPPNLTSNRRLQQTQAQVDEVVDIMRVNVDKVLERDQKLSELDDRADALQAGASQFETSAAKLKRKYWWKNLKMMIILGVICAIILIIIIVYFSS; encoded by the exons AT GTCGGCTACCGCTGCCACCGCCCCCCCTGCCGCCCCGGCTGGGGAGGGAGGCCCTCCTGCGCCCCCTCCAAACCTCACTAGTAACAGGAGACTGCAGCAGACCCAGGCCCAGGTGGATGAG GTGGTGGACATCATGAGGGTGAATGTAGACAAGGTCTTGGAGCGGGACCAGAAGCTGTCGGAGCTGGACGACCGTGCCGACGCCCTCCAGGCGGGGGCCTCCCAGTTTGAAACCAGTGCAGCCAAGCTCAAGCGCAAATACTGGTGGAAAAACCTCAAG ATGATGATCATCCTGGGAGTGATTTGCGCCATCATCCTTATCATCATCATCG TTTACTTCAGCTCTTAA